From Proteiniborus sp. MB09-C3, the proteins below share one genomic window:
- a CDS encoding cell wall hydrolase, with product MAYSDRELFARIIKCEAGGEGETGMKAVATVIMNRVNVADGEYRRVCQGDLRKVINQEGQFDCMRGVLGGVTNPQTIWANPPEDIHYQIADWAIAGNKLWNIGRTLWYMNPFVPTCPPTFPYNGSGTINSRIGDHCFYDPTELYSDT from the coding sequence ATGGCTTATTCAGACAGGGAGCTATTTGCACGAATCATAAAATGTGAGGCTGGTGGAGAAGGCGAAACAGGAATGAAGGCTGTGGCTACAGTAATAATGAATCGAGTAAATGTAGCAGATGGTGAGTATAGAAGAGTATGTCAAGGTGATTTAAGAAAAGTAATAAACCAAGAAGGTCAATTTGACTGTATGAGAGGAGTACTTGGAGGTGTAACTAACCCACAGACTATTTGGGCTAATCCTCCAGAGGATATACACTATCAGATAGCTGACTGGGCCATAGCAGGCAATAAACTATGGAATATTGGTAGGACATTATGGTATATGAATCCTTTTGTTCCAACCTGTCCTCCAACTTTCCCATATAATGGCTCAGGAACTATAAATTCAAGAATAGGTGATCACTGCTTTTATGATCCAACTGAGCTTTATAGCGACACTTAA
- a CDS encoding zinc dependent phospholipase C family protein: MKTIELYYGKAFRSILKAINPFKKTIIKTEAKVHQFINNYALNILKENEYSVEFNEFERHIDTINKGAVWADQDFKSINHFYNPTKKKGLYGHGNALKLTKKYYKIAVNSYKENDIEKSMFYLGASVHIIQDLTIPQHVNIRLLDNHRQYENFVKTAYNKVKDFGTLDKPVIFDDIEEFVRFNTKVALRIHKQFKIIKDDSTRFYKITRCSLPLAQRTTAGCLIMFIKDISKSS; encoded by the coding sequence ATGAAAACTATAGAACTATATTATGGGAAAGCATTTAGGAGTATTTTAAAAGCAATAAATCCATTTAAGAAGACGATAATAAAAACAGAGGCAAAGGTTCATCAGTTCATTAATAATTATGCTCTTAATATACTTAAAGAAAATGAGTATAGTGTAGAATTCAATGAATTTGAAAGACATATAGATACAATAAATAAGGGAGCTGTATGGGCAGATCAGGATTTTAAGAGTATAAATCATTTCTACAATCCTACAAAGAAAAAAGGATTATATGGTCATGGAAATGCTCTAAAGCTAACAAAAAAATATTATAAAATTGCTGTAAATAGCTATAAAGAAAATGATATTGAAAAATCTATGTTCTATTTAGGAGCAAGTGTTCACATAATACAAGATCTTACTATTCCTCAACATGTGAATATAAGACTTTTAGATAATCATAGACAATACGAAAATTTCGTGAAGACGGCATATAATAAAGTTAAGGATTTTGGGACTTTAGATAAACCTGTAATATTTGATGATATTGAAGAATTTGTAAGATTTAATACTAAAGTCGCATTGAGGATACACAAGCAATTTAAGATAATAAAAGATGATAGTACTAGATTTTATAAAATAACACGCTGCTCACTTCCACTTGCACAAAGAACTACAGCAGGTTGCTTAATCATGTTTATTAAAGACATATCTAAAAGCTCTTAG
- the pepF gene encoding oligoendopeptidase F — translation MENNLRKPKERKDVDTKYLWNLETLYVNDDAWEDDFKKAKELSKKIKKYKEQIENSSKTLLEVLTLQDELSRITGNIYTYAKMKQDEDTRNSTYQALTDRATGLMVEVEESLSFIVPELLMLDEEKINRYLNETKGLAVYSHYLDNIMRRKNHILTPREEAILAQTGDIATVSENTFGMLNNADLKFPTIKDENGHEVEITHGSYIPLMESKDRKVRQDAFKALYDTYYSYKNTFASTLSGNVKKNIFYSKLRNYNSALEASLDANNIPTEVYHNLIKTVGDNLSSLHKYVALRKKALGLDELHMYDLYTPIVKDIDMKIHYEEGEQIVLKGLAKLGDEYVNIVNEGLNSRWVDVYENRGKRSGAYSWGTYDSNPFILLNYQDTLDNVFTLAHELGHSLHSYYSKKNQPYIYGGYSIFLAEVASTTNEALLMDYLLKNVKTKEEKLYLLNHYLEQFRGTVYRQTMFAEFELAIHQHVEKGESLTADWLCETYKALNVKYYGSDIIIDDDIAIEWARIPHFYYNFYVFQYATGFSAATALSQKIIDEGESAIQKYIGYLKSGSSDYPINVLKKAGLDMTTPEPIEEALKLFGELVDKMEELI, via the coding sequence GTGGAGAATAATTTAAGAAAACCAAAAGAAAGAAAAGATGTTGATACAAAATACCTATGGAATCTAGAGACATTATACGTAAATGATGATGCCTGGGAGGATGATTTTAAAAAGGCAAAGGAGCTTTCAAAGAAAATAAAGAAGTACAAAGAGCAAATTGAAAATAGCAGCAAGACTTTACTAGAGGTATTAACTCTACAAGATGAATTATCTAGAATTACTGGAAACATATATACATATGCAAAGATGAAGCAAGATGAAGATACTAGAAATAGTACATATCAAGCCTTAACTGATAGGGCCACAGGATTAATGGTAGAGGTTGAAGAAAGCTTATCATTTATAGTACCTGAACTTCTTATGTTGGATGAAGAAAAGATAAATAGATACTTAAATGAAACAAAAGGGCTGGCAGTTTATTCTCATTATCTAGACAACATAATGAGGAGGAAAAATCATATTCTTACTCCAAGAGAAGAAGCAATATTAGCCCAAACTGGCGATATAGCAACAGTATCAGAAAATACCTTTGGAATGCTTAATAATGCTGACTTAAAATTCCCTACAATTAAAGATGAGAATGGACATGAAGTAGAAATTACACATGGAAGCTATATACCTTTAATGGAGAGTAAGGATAGAAAAGTAAGACAGGATGCTTTTAAAGCCCTTTATGATACATATTACAGTTATAAAAATACCTTCGCATCAACCTTAAGTGGAAATGTAAAGAAAAATATTTTTTATTCAAAGCTTAGAAATTATAACAGTGCATTAGAGGCTTCATTGGACGCAAATAACATACCAACTGAGGTTTATCATAATCTAATAAAAACAGTTGGAGATAATCTTAGCTCTTTACATAAATATGTAGCTTTGAGGAAAAAAGCATTAGGACTTGACGAGCTTCATATGTACGATTTATATACTCCTATAGTAAAAGATATAGATATGAAAATACATTATGAAGAAGGAGAGCAGATAGTATTAAAGGGCTTAGCAAAGCTTGGAGATGAGTATGTAAATATAGTTAATGAAGGCTTAAATTCTAGATGGGTAGATGTATATGAAAATAGAGGAAAGAGAAGCGGAGCATATTCATGGGGAACTTATGATTCAAATCCATTTATACTTTTAAATTATCAAGATACCCTAGATAATGTATTTACACTAGCCCATGAACTAGGTCATTCTCTTCATAGCTATTATTCTAAAAAGAATCAGCCTTATATATATGGAGGCTATAGCATATTTTTAGCTGAGGTTGCTTCTACTACTAATGAAGCGTTACTTATGGACTATTTACTTAAGAACGTTAAAACTAAGGAAGAAAAGCTGTATCTTCTTAATCATTATCTAGAGCAATTTAGGGGAACTGTTTATCGTCAAACTATGTTTGCTGAGTTCGAGCTTGCAATACACCAGCATGTAGAGAAGGGAGAATCTCTTACTGCAGATTGGCTATGTGAAACTTATAAAGCTTTAAATGTAAAATATTATGGTTCAGATATTATAATAGATGATGATATTGCAATAGAATGGGCAAGAATTCCTCATTTCTACTACAATTTCTATGTATTTCAATATGCAACTGGTTTTTCAGCAGCTACTGCATTATCTCAGAAGATAATAGATGAGGGCGAAAGTGCCATCCAAAAGTATATAGGGTATTTGAAGAGCGGAAGCTCAGATTATCCAATAAATGTACTTAAAAAGGCTGGCTTAGATATGACCACACCTGAGCCAATAGAAGAAGCACTTAAGCTTTTCGGAGAGCTTGTAGATAAAATGGAAGAGCTTATTTAG